The following are encoded together in the Bradyrhizobium sp. CCGUVB1N3 genome:
- a CDS encoding helix-turn-helix domain-containing protein, producing MNAYASAAQAERAQPIHIGDHLREWRQRRRMSQLDLAGEAEISARHLSFVETGRATPSREMVLRLAERLDVPLRERNVLLVSAGYAPAFPQRPLEDPALKSARQAIDLVLRAHEPNPALAYDRHWNLVSANRMVAPLLAGIPQRLLGQPFNVLRLAFHPEALAPRTVNLAEWCGHLLERLHRQCEATADPELIKLYNDLKSYPIPARSAPLSHDNVAIPFKLRHEGEILSFFSTTMVFGTPVDITLSELALETFFPADERTAERLKQMAARMG from the coding sequence ATGAACGCATATGCATCCGCCGCGCAGGCCGAGCGCGCCCAGCCTATCCATATCGGCGACCACTTGCGCGAATGGCGGCAGCGCCGCCGCATGAGCCAGCTCGATCTCGCAGGCGAAGCGGAGATCTCGGCGCGGCATTTGAGCTTCGTCGAGACCGGCCGCGCGACGCCCTCGCGCGAGATGGTGCTGAGGCTTGCCGAGCGGCTCGATGTTCCCCTGCGCGAGCGCAACGTGCTGCTGGTCTCGGCCGGCTACGCGCCGGCCTTTCCGCAGCGCCCGCTGGAGGATCCGGCCTTGAAGTCAGCCCGCCAGGCGATCGACCTCGTTCTCAGGGCGCACGAGCCGAACCCGGCACTCGCCTATGACCGGCACTGGAATCTGGTCTCGGCGAATCGCATGGTGGCGCCGCTCCTGGCTGGCATCCCGCAGCGGCTGCTCGGCCAGCCCTTCAACGTGCTGCGACTCGCCTTCCATCCCGAAGCGCTCGCGCCACGCACCGTCAATCTCGCCGAATGGTGCGGGCATCTGCTGGAGCGGCTGCACCGGCAATGCGAGGCGACCGCCGACCCCGAATTGATCAAGCTCTACAATGATCTGAAGAGCTATCCGATTCCGGCACGCTCCGCGCCGCTGTCGCACGACAATGTCGCGATTCCCTTCAAGCTGCGGCATGAGGGCGAGATACTAAGTTTCTTTTCCACCACCATGGTGTTCGGCACGCCCGTCGACATCACGCTGTCGGAGCTCGCGCTGGAGACGTTCTTCCCGGCGGATGAGCGCACGGCCGAGCGGCTGAAGCAGATGGCGGCCAGAATGGGCTAG
- a CDS encoding DsbA family oxidoreductase: MSTLKPLQIDVVSDVVCPWCYIGKRRIENALALVPDVPVELNFRPFFLNPWVPREGISREEYLTKKFGSVEAYKGIAGRVVAAAGEEGLTYRPDLVQRQPNTIDCHRLIHWAEAAGKAPEMKQRLMELYFRDGGDLTEVNVLVQAAADVGLNADDVRRRLATDEDVALISAQAQDAAEKGISGVPTYVFAQKYAVSGAQDPNLLARAIRQVSEEINAQAAE; this comes from the coding sequence ATGAGCACGCTCAAGCCGCTTCAGATCGACGTCGTCTCCGACGTGGTGTGCCCCTGGTGCTATATCGGCAAGCGCCGAATCGAGAATGCGCTCGCGCTGGTGCCGGATGTGCCGGTCGAGCTCAACTTCCGCCCGTTCTTCCTCAATCCCTGGGTGCCGCGCGAGGGCATCAGCCGCGAGGAATATCTGACCAAGAAGTTCGGCTCGGTCGAGGCCTATAAGGGCATTGCCGGCCGCGTGGTCGCGGCCGCAGGCGAGGAGGGGCTGACCTATCGGCCGGATCTCGTGCAGCGCCAGCCCAACACGATCGACTGCCATCGGCTGATCCATTGGGCTGAGGCTGCCGGCAAGGCGCCCGAAATGAAGCAGCGGCTGATGGAGCTCTATTTCCGCGACGGCGGCGATCTCACCGAGGTGAACGTGCTGGTGCAGGCGGCGGCCGATGTCGGGCTCAATGCGGACGACGTGCGGCGGCGGCTTGCCACCGACGAGGACGTCGCCCTGATCTCGGCGCAGGCGCAGGACGCCGCCGAGAAGGGCATCTCCGGCGTGCCGACCTATGTCTTCGCGCAGAAATACGCCGTCTCCGGCGCGCAGGATCCGAATCTGCTCGCGCGCGCGATCCGCCAGGTGTCGGAGGAGATCAACGCGCAGGCGGCGGAGTAG
- a CDS encoding GNAT family N-acetyltransferase, which yields MVDIAHRAAVKSASASDATAPRARNLSDPEPLVPLASVEVGQWQALSAQAIEPNGYYLPPWVLAVSATARGRTGAMALRALSPSAQLIGLLPVVSLWRAWKIPLPALVSAHPYGTLCSPLLDRDTASEAATRLLDQARDAGAHTLILRDVALDGAAMKSLTAILSRDGLKPRVLSSYVRASLDATQDGDALLREALGTKKLKELRRQRHRLEEHGPVTFEVARTPDAVKAALETFLRLEAGGWKGKRGTALIQHAGDATFIRRAAAALAETGQCEIISLRAGETPIAAGIVLRHRDRAFFFKLGIDERFARYSPGVQLTVELTRHLCADPAITSADSTASVDHPMINPIWRGRFAIGDVLIPLRRNDAMAALIHAALVARNAALDIARRALHLLRR from the coding sequence GTGGTCGATATCGCACATCGAGCTGCGGTCAAGAGCGCATCGGCAAGCGATGCCACGGCTCCGCGCGCCCGTAACCTCTCCGACCCTGAGCCGCTCGTCCCGCTTGCGTCCGTCGAGGTGGGGCAATGGCAGGCGCTCAGCGCGCAGGCGATCGAGCCGAACGGCTATTATCTACCACCCTGGGTGCTCGCCGTCAGCGCGACGGCCCGCGGCCGCACCGGCGCAATGGCGCTGCGCGCGCTGAGCCCATCTGCACAACTGATCGGGCTGCTGCCGGTCGTCTCGCTATGGCGCGCCTGGAAAATCCCCCTGCCCGCGCTGGTGAGCGCGCATCCCTACGGCACGCTGTGCAGCCCGCTGCTTGATCGTGACACCGCGAGCGAAGCCGCGACGCGCCTGCTCGATCAAGCGCGCGATGCCGGCGCCCACACGTTGATCCTGCGCGACGTCGCGCTTGACGGTGCGGCGATGAAATCGCTGACTGCAATCTTGTCTCGCGACGGTTTGAAGCCGCGCGTGCTGAGTTCTTACGTGCGCGCCAGTCTCGATGCGACGCAGGATGGCGATGCGCTGCTGCGCGAGGCGCTCGGGACGAAGAAGCTCAAGGAGCTTCGGCGCCAGCGGCACCGGCTCGAAGAGCATGGTCCGGTCACGTTCGAAGTTGCGCGCACGCCTGACGCGGTTAAAGCAGCGCTCGAAACATTCTTGCGACTCGAGGCGGGCGGCTGGAAAGGCAAGCGCGGGACCGCGCTGATCCAGCATGCAGGCGATGCCACCTTCATTCGCCGTGCCGCGGCTGCGCTCGCCGAAACCGGTCAATGCGAGATCATCAGCCTGCGCGCCGGAGAAACGCCGATTGCCGCCGGCATCGTGCTGCGCCATCGCGACCGCGCCTTCTTCTTCAAGCTCGGCATCGACGAGCGCTTTGCAAGGTATTCGCCGGGCGTGCAGCTCACCGTCGAGCTGACCCGCCATCTCTGCGCCGATCCGGCCATCACGAGCGCCGATTCCACCGCCAGCGTCGATCACCCCATGATCAACCCGATCTGGCGCGGCCGTTTTGCAATCGGTGATGTGCTGATTCCACTGCGGCGGAATGATGCGATGGCGGCGTTGATCCATGCGGCACTCGTCGCGCGCAATGCCGCGCTGGACATCGCGCGGCGAGCGCTTCACCTGCTTCGCAGGTGA